One segment of Sphingomonas qomolangmaensis DNA contains the following:
- a CDS encoding MFS transporter, whose translation MTTTSAKTRAPAMVLLALATGGFAIGTTEFATMSLLPFVAEGLGIDEPTAGHIISAYAIGVVVGAPVLAVLSARIRRRALLVALMLFFALGNALSAIAPSYHWMLAFRFLSGLPHGAYFGIAALVAAGVMGPEQRTTAVGRVMLGLTVATIIGVPLANTIGQLMGWRWGFAIVAAIALLTALLVRLYAPDDPVAADASPLRELGALGRRQVWLTLATGAIGFGGLFAVYAYLQSTLTEVTGMAALATPLVFAAFGVGMTLGNLVVPRFADRALVPTATAMLALSAVALALFPLAAQRVPTVMLDVLAIGFSASLATVLQTRLMDVAGDAQALAAALNHSAFNTANAIGPLLGGLAIAAGWGWTSTGYVGCALALLGLVIWGIATWDARRTERKPRIGGVAHAV comes from the coding sequence ATGACGACGACATCAGCAAAAACCCGTGCGCCCGCGATGGTGCTGCTCGCGCTGGCGACCGGCGGCTTTGCCATCGGCACCACCGAATTCGCGACGATGAGCCTGTTGCCCTTTGTTGCCGAGGGGCTCGGCATCGACGAGCCGACCGCGGGGCACATCATTTCGGCCTATGCGATCGGGGTGGTGGTGGGTGCGCCGGTGCTCGCGGTGCTCAGCGCGCGGATCCGGCGGCGCGCGCTGCTCGTGGCGCTGATGCTGTTCTTCGCGCTCGGCAATGCACTGTCGGCGATCGCGCCGAGCTATCATTGGATGCTGGCCTTTCGCTTTCTCAGCGGGCTGCCGCATGGCGCCTATTTCGGCATCGCCGCGCTGGTCGCGGCAGGCGTGATGGGCCCCGAACAGCGGACGACTGCGGTCGGCCGGGTGATGCTCGGGTTGACGGTGGCGACGATCATCGGCGTGCCGCTCGCCAACACCATCGGCCAGCTGATGGGATGGCGTTGGGGCTTTGCGATCGTCGCCGCCATCGCGCTGCTGACCGCGTTGCTGGTGCGGCTATACGCCCCCGACGACCCCGTTGCCGCCGATGCATCGCCGCTGCGCGAATTGGGGGCGCTGGGGCGACGGCAGGTCTGGCTGACGCTGGCGACCGGCGCGATCGGCTTTGGCGGCTTGTTCGCGGTCTATGCGTATCTGCAATCGACGCTGACCGAGGTGACCGGCATGGCCGCGCTCGCGACGCCTCTGGTGTTCGCCGCATTCGGCGTCGGGATGACGCTCGGCAACCTGGTGGTGCCGCGCTTCGCCGATCGCGCGCTGGTGCCGACCGCGACTGCGATGCTGGCGCTGAGCGCTGTCGCACTCGCGTTGTTTCCGTTGGCGGCGCAGCGCGTTCCCACCGTCATGCTCGACGTACTGGCGATCGGCTTCTCGGCCTCGCTCGCCACCGTGCTGCAGACGCGGCTGATGGATGTGGCGGGCGACGCGCAGGCACTGGCGGCGGCGCTCAACCATTCGGCGTTCAACACCGCCAATGCGATCGGTCCGTTGCTCGGCGGCCTGGCGATCGCGGCCGGCTGGGGCTGGACCTCGACCGGCTATGTCGGCTGCGCCCTGGCATTGCTGGGGTTGGTGATCTGGGGCATCGCCACCTGGGATGCCCGGCGCACCGAGCGCAAGCCTCGGATCGGCGGCGTCGCGCATGCAGTTTGA
- a CDS encoding Crp/Fnr family transcriptional regulator, translating to MNTRTEVRTDNLLLNALSPDDLGLLSEKMERVSLLRDDIIVGANAAIDHVYFPDDGLASISTVTSIGRQTEVAIFGRDGVSATCLILDVFSSPHETRVQMAGMSAHRIETEHYLRAIERSPTLRSALLHYVQTLLVQAEHNAATNAHQRIEVRLARWLLMAHDRIDGDELRLTHEFMAKMVSAERSGVTIALHVLEGGRMIKSERGRVIMIDRPMLERLAGECYGLPEAEYRKLIGPLGRGHCGDG from the coding sequence ATGAATACAAGGACCGAAGTGCGTACCGACAATCTCTTATTGAACGCGCTTTCGCCCGACGATCTCGGATTATTGTCTGAAAAGATGGAGCGGGTATCGCTTTTGCGCGACGACATCATCGTCGGCGCGAATGCAGCAATAGACCATGTATACTTTCCCGACGATGGCCTTGCCTCGATCAGTACGGTCACGTCGATCGGTCGGCAGACCGAAGTCGCCATTTTTGGCCGAGACGGGGTGTCGGCCACCTGCCTGATCCTCGATGTATTCAGCTCGCCGCACGAAACCCGGGTGCAGATGGCGGGGATGTCGGCGCACCGGATCGAGACCGAACATTATCTGCGCGCGATCGAGCGGAGCCCGACGTTGCGATCGGCGTTGCTCCACTATGTGCAGACGCTGCTGGTCCAGGCCGAGCACAACGCCGCCACCAATGCGCACCAGCGGATCGAGGTTCGCCTCGCGCGCTGGCTGCTGATGGCGCACGACCGGATCGATGGCGACGAGCTTCGGCTCACGCATGAATTCATGGCGAAGATGGTGAGCGCCGAGCGCAGCGGCGTCACGATCGCGCTCCACGTGCTGGAGGGCGGCAGGATGATCAAATCCGAACGCGGGCGGGTCATCATGATCGACCGCCCGATGCTCGAACGGCTGGCAGGCGAATGCTATGGCTTGCCCGAAGCCGAATATCGCAAGCTGATCGGGCCACTCGGGCGCGGACATTGCGGCGACGGTTGA
- a CDS encoding MBL fold metallo-hydrolase, with protein MLRIHHLNCGTDCPLGGALFDGRSTGPLGKIVCHCLLIETDANGLVLIDTGYGLRDVAHPHARPDPRIPVPWRLMLNIRLHERDTAIRQIEALGHRASDVRHIVATHLDFDHAGGLEDFPNAVVHVMAREYDDATGPHAGVVARNRWRAPQLGGVQHWRRYGARGEPWFGFDAVRDLAGLPPEILFVPLPGHTWGHAGVAVRRDDGRWLLHAGDAYFYRGEMRDARRRCTPGLRAYQRLMEVDATSRMANQARLRTLSIERRDQVTVTCAHDPVEFERCRAGSPL; from the coding sequence ATGTTGCGAATTCATCATCTGAATTGTGGTACCGATTGTCCGCTCGGCGGCGCGCTGTTCGACGGGCGCAGCACTGGGCCGCTCGGCAAGATCGTCTGCCATTGCCTGCTGATCGAAACCGACGCGAACGGGCTGGTATTGATCGACACCGGCTATGGCCTGCGCGACGTGGCGCATCCGCATGCGCGCCCCGATCCGCGCATCCCGGTGCCGTGGCGGCTGATGCTCAACATCCGGCTGCACGAACGCGATACCGCGATCCGCCAGATCGAAGCGCTCGGCCACCGGGCGTCGGACGTCCGCCATATCGTCGCGACGCATCTCGATTTCGACCATGCCGGCGGGCTCGAGGATTTTCCCAACGCGGTAGTCCATGTCATGGCGCGCGAATATGACGACGCCACCGGGCCGCATGCCGGGGTCGTCGCGCGCAACCGCTGGCGCGCGCCGCAGCTGGGCGGCGTCCAGCATTGGCGCCGCTACGGCGCGCGCGGCGAGCCCTGGTTCGGCTTCGACGCGGTCCGCGACCTTGCCGGCCTGCCGCCCGAAATCCTGTTCGTGCCGCTGCCCGGGCACACCTGGGGCCATGCCGGCGTAGCGGTGCGGCGCGACGACGGCCGCTGGCTGCTCCACGCCGGCGACGCCTATTTCTACCGCGGCGAGATGCGCGATGCGCGGCGGCGCTGCACCCCCGGGCTGCGCGCCTATCAGCGGCTGATGGAAGTCGATGCGACCAGCCGGATGGCCAACCAGGCACGGCTGCGCACGCTCTCGATCGAGCGTCGCGACCAGGTCACCGTCACCTGTGCGCACGATCCGGTCGAGTTCGAACGCTGTCGCGCGGGTTCGCCGCTTTAG
- a CDS encoding ferritin-like domain-containing protein, which translates to MTNIQEALRDLFITGTKNMHAVEKQALSIMTPQVARIEHYPEVADRLRAHIEETNDQLARIDEVLTSFDTSASALKDLGLSMTGGMAAMAHSIAGDEILKNSFANYAFEHFEIAGYKSLLTMAEDAGFAEATALFNQSLQEEQAMAQWIDESLPMVTRRYAGLYAESGSFTAKV; encoded by the coding sequence ATGACCAACATCCAGGAAGCCCTCCGCGACCTTTTCATCACCGGCACCAAGAACATGCACGCGGTCGAAAAGCAGGCGCTGTCGATCATGACCCCGCAGGTCGCGCGGATCGAGCATTATCCCGAGGTCGCCGATCGGCTTCGCGCGCACATCGAGGAAACCAACGATCAGCTCGCGCGGATCGACGAAGTGCTGACGAGCTTCGACACCAGCGCCTCGGCACTCAAGGATCTGGGCCTCAGCATGACGGGCGGGATGGCGGCGATGGCGCATTCGATCGCCGGCGACGAGATCCTTAAGAACAGCTTCGCCAACTATGCGTTCGAGCATTTCGAGATCGCCGGGTACAAATCGCTGCTGACGATGGCCGAGGATGCGGGCTTTGCCGAGGCCACCGCGCTCTTCAACCAGTCGCTGCAGGAAGAGCAGGCGATGGCGCAGTGGATCGATGAATCGCTGCCGATGGTGACGCGCCGCTATGCCGGCCTGTACGCCGAAAGCGGTTCATTCACCGCCAAGGTTTGA
- a CDS encoding SDR family oxidoreductase — MPELTSLDGKRVLVTGGTTGIGLATVTLLVEAGARVMTFGRHQPGLDDALAQADRGSGSVDGMLADVSTRDGIDAVFAAMDEKLGGIDMLVTCAALGAQPVHEMEEDAWRYVIETNLIGTLASARRAILRMEAQGGGHLLFVGSISTEIKAVGESVYAATKAGIQAFAETLRKEVADKNIKVSVIQPGSVSTPMQECSDDQKEQAIADHRMLYADEVADVILFALTRSDRSDIVNLRIEPRIQKTA, encoded by the coding sequence ATGCCAGAACTCACCAGCCTCGACGGCAAGCGCGTGCTCGTCACCGGCGGCACGACCGGGATCGGCCTCGCGACAGTGACATTGCTCGTCGAAGCCGGCGCGCGCGTCATGACCTTTGGCCGGCATCAGCCGGGGCTCGACGACGCACTGGCGCAGGCCGATCGCGGCAGCGGCAGCGTCGATGGGATGCTCGCCGATGTCTCGACGCGCGACGGCATCGATGCGGTGTTCGCCGCGATGGACGAGAAGCTGGGCGGCATCGACATGCTCGTCACCTGCGCCGCGCTTGGCGCGCAACCGGTGCACGAGATGGAGGAGGATGCCTGGCGCTATGTCATCGAAACCAATCTGATCGGCACGCTGGCCAGCGCGCGGCGCGCGATCCTGCGGATGGAGGCGCAGGGCGGCGGGCATCTGCTGTTCGTCGGATCGATCAGCACCGAGATCAAGGCGGTGGGCGAGAGCGTCTACGCCGCGACCAAGGCGGGCATCCAGGCCTTTGCCGAGACGCTGCGCAAGGAAGTCGCCGACAAGAACATCAAGGTCAGCGTGATCCAGCCGGGATCGGTTTCGACCCCGATGCAGGAATGCAGCGACGACCAGAAGGAACAGGCGATCGCCGACCATCGGATGCTCTACGCCGACGAGGTCGCCGACGTGATCCTGTTCGCGCTCACGCGGTCCGATCGGTCCGACATCGTCAATCTGCGGATCGAGCCGCGGATCCAGAAGACCGCCTGA
- a CDS encoding zinc-dependent alcohol dehydrogenase: protein MRAALKTADGRFQVTEVERPIIPTGDFVLARVRVAGICGTDLRHWNKAEPELECHIVGHELAGEVVEVGADVTNLKPGDRVVIETVMGDGVCPYCRIQRYNICEHLYDVRTKYVSRAYGEFVCGPQSKFYPLPDHVSFEEAALIDTFSVCLHAHHRAGVGVNQKIAIIGAGPIGLGQLQLAKLSGADVLIVDRVASSLELATKLGADVVVDTSKGEDVLERVLAFAGERGADVCFECAGGESMAETLPLATKLARRGGKVVVVGGFDAGELSIPLEWQRIQMSEIEIVMSASFAFHDIYPEQGMVLQLLADGKLDAASLITHRFDLDHINDAFETADAKETTGAVFVAITIS, encoded by the coding sequence ATGAGGGCCGCGCTCAAGACCGCCGATGGCAGGTTCCAGGTTACCGAGGTCGAACGCCCGATCATTCCCACCGGCGATTTCGTGCTGGCGCGGGTTCGCGTCGCAGGCATTTGCGGCACCGATCTTCGTCACTGGAACAAGGCCGAGCCCGAACTCGAATGCCATATCGTCGGCCACGAGCTGGCCGGCGAAGTCGTTGAAGTCGGCGCCGACGTCACCAATTTGAAGCCCGGCGACCGGGTGGTGATCGAAACCGTGATGGGCGACGGGGTGTGCCCCTATTGCCGGATCCAGCGCTACAATATCTGCGAGCATCTGTACGACGTGCGGACCAAATATGTCTCGCGCGCCTATGGCGAATTCGTGTGCGGGCCGCAGAGCAAATTCTATCCGTTGCCCGATCATGTGAGCTTCGAGGAAGCCGCGCTGATCGACACCTTCTCGGTCTGCCTGCATGCGCATCATCGCGCCGGGGTCGGGGTGAATCAGAAGATCGCGATCATCGGCGCGGGGCCGATCGGGCTAGGCCAGTTGCAGCTTGCCAAATTGAGCGGCGCCGATGTGCTGATCGTCGATCGCGTCGCCAGTTCGCTTGAACTCGCGACCAAGCTGGGTGCCGATGTCGTGGTCGACACCAGCAAGGGCGAAGACGTGCTCGAGCGCGTCCTGGCGTTCGCCGGCGAGCGCGGCGCCGATGTGTGCTTTGAATGCGCTGGCGGCGAATCGATGGCCGAGACGCTGCCGCTCGCCACCAAGCTGGCGCGGCGTGGCGGCAAGGTGGTGGTGGTCGGGGGCTTCGACGCGGGCGAACTCAGCATCCCGCTCGAATGGCAGCGGATCCAGATGTCCGAGATCGAAATCGTGATGAGCGCTAGCTTCGCCTTCCACGACATCTATCCCGAACAGGGCATGGTGCTCCAGCTGCTCGCCGACGGGAAGCTCGACGCCGCCAGCCTGATCACCCATCGCTTCGACCTCGACCACATCAACGACGCGTTCGAGACCGCCGACGCCAAGGAGACCACCGGCGCGGTCTTCGTCGCCATCACGATTTCGTGA
- a CDS encoding lactonase family protein, which produces MSVDLLVGTDASIGGTGLHRLRLSNDGSLRRDEVLAVARNASFATYSPRHDLYYLVDEQADGALGAYRAGADGWQQVAQVATYGADPCYVALNAAEDRLAVANYGSGSIALFRLDSSSGRPLAPPQIRHHAGSGPVADRQEGPHAHCVCFAPDQRWLYHVDLGADAIMAYRADRRDGPLGPGQRAYDAPPGSGPRHLVFHPSHPLALLVSELANTLTILAVGDGMLTPLRTLSTLPEGFTGESIAGHLSLDRRGERAYVTNRGHDSIAVFAWKSDTDLDMLQAIPSGGASPRAFALLGAERLLVLANEDGGNLTLFDLRPDGTLAARPAAIPLPGAVFPFVPGR; this is translated from the coding sequence GTGAGCGTCGACCTGCTGGTCGGCACCGACGCCAGCATCGGCGGCACCGGCCTGCACCGGCTACGATTGTCGAACGACGGCAGCTTGCGCCGCGACGAGGTGCTCGCGGTCGCGCGCAATGCATCGTTCGCCACCTATTCGCCGCGCCATGACCTCTATTATCTGGTCGACGAACAGGCCGATGGCGCGCTCGGCGCGTATCGCGCGGGCGCCGATGGCTGGCAGCAGGTGGCGCAGGTCGCGACCTACGGCGCCGACCCCTGCTATGTCGCGCTCAACGCCGCGGAAGATCGATTGGCGGTGGCCAATTACGGCAGCGGCAGCATCGCGCTCTTCCGCCTCGATTCGTCGAGCGGGCGGCCGCTCGCGCCGCCGCAGATCCGCCATCACGCGGGCAGCGGGCCGGTCGCCGATCGGCAGGAGGGCCCGCACGCGCATTGCGTATGCTTCGCGCCCGATCAGCGATGGCTCTACCATGTCGATCTCGGCGCCGACGCGATCATGGCCTATCGCGCCGACCGGCGCGACGGACCGCTCGGCCCGGGCCAGCGCGCATACGACGCGCCGCCGGGATCGGGCCCACGCCATCTGGTGTTCCATCCCTCACACCCGCTCGCCCTGCTGGTGAGCGAGCTGGCGAACACGCTGACGATCCTCGCGGTTGGCGACGGCATGCTGACGCCGCTGCGCACGCTGTCGACGCTGCCTGAGGGCTTTACCGGCGAGAGCATCGCCGGGCATCTGTCGCTCGACCGGCGCGGCGAGCGCGCGTATGTTACCAATCGCGGGCACGACAGCATTGCCGTCTTCGCATGGAAATCGGACACCGATTTGGACATGCTGCAAGCCATTCCCAGCGGCGGGGCCTCGCCCCGTGCGTTCGCGCTGCTCGGAGCCGAACGGCTGCTGGTGCTTGCGAATGAAGACGGCGGCAACCTCACCCTCTTCGATCTTCGGCCCGACGGCACCCTGGCGGCGCGACCTGCCGCGATCCCCCTTCCCGGCGCGGTGTTTCCCTTCGTCCCGGGGCGATAA
- a CDS encoding MFS transporter, with the protein MPSLSPQSHVSDDERERGLRLLIVEAAFSGGATALTTGVILTAFALHLGASNTMIGVLASAPFLAQLLQLPAILLVERLRQRKRIAVLTSIVGRSMLAIMALTAFSTGMLPLLILLAAQFTLCGFGAVGSCAWNTWLRDLAPENRLGQVMAKRTIWLTAINLALGVAAAIALDVTDAQSLARDLVFAGMFLIGCIAGLISARMVSAMPEPAMPERGDRVSLVALLTPPLRDRNFKRLLIFVASWQFAVNLATPFFTVFIVRQLGFDASFVMALSVVSQVANILVLRYWGELSDRFANKSVLAICAPIYIFSIVAMVGASQIGDRGMVKLWLILLHLAMGASVAGVTLAVTNIALKLSPRGSATAYVAVSATVTAIAAGTAPILGGLLADFFAQRRLELLVRWSSPQSSFSVPILLTSWDFYFLLAGPIGMYAIHRLSLVQEQGEIEPREMMTEMLNNTRRSIRNISSVAGLRAATFVPVSLLRDGRIALRARRAAKREVKPEDGSV; encoded by the coding sequence TTGCCCTCGCTATCCCCCCAGTCGCACGTCAGCGATGACGAGCGCGAAAGGGGGCTGCGGCTGCTGATCGTCGAAGCCGCCTTCTCGGGCGGCGCGACCGCGCTGACCACCGGCGTCATCCTCACCGCCTTCGCGCTCCATTTGGGCGCATCGAACACGATGATCGGGGTGCTCGCAAGCGCACCGTTCCTTGCGCAGCTGCTGCAGCTGCCCGCGATCCTGCTCGTCGAGCGGCTGCGCCAGCGCAAGCGGATCGCGGTGCTCACCAGCATCGTCGGGCGATCGATGCTCGCGATCATGGCGCTCACCGCCTTTTCGACCGGGATGCTGCCGCTGCTGATCCTGCTCGCGGCGCAGTTCACGCTGTGCGGGTTCGGCGCGGTCGGCAGCTGCGCGTGGAACACCTGGCTGCGCGATCTCGCGCCCGAGAACCGGCTCGGCCAGGTAATGGCCAAGCGCACCATCTGGCTGACAGCAATTAACCTCGCGCTGGGAGTGGCGGCGGCGATCGCGCTCGATGTCACCGACGCGCAGTCGCTGGCGCGCGACCTGGTGTTCGCGGGAATGTTCCTCATTGGCTGCATCGCCGGTCTGATAAGCGCGCGGATGGTCAGCGCGATGCCCGAACCCGCGATGCCCGAACGTGGCGACCGGGTGAGCCTGGTCGCCTTGCTGACGCCACCGCTGCGCGACCGCAATTTCAAGCGGCTGCTGATCTTCGTCGCCAGCTGGCAATTCGCGGTCAACCTCGCGACGCCCTTCTTCACCGTCTTCATCGTCCGCCAACTAGGCTTCGACGCCAGCTTCGTGATGGCGCTCAGCGTCGTCAGCCAGGTCGCCAACATCCTGGTGCTGCGCTATTGGGGCGAGCTGAGCGACCGGTTCGCCAACAAATCGGTGCTCGCGATCTGCGCGCCGATCTACATCTTCTCGATCGTCGCGATGGTCGGCGCGTCGCAGATTGGTGACCGTGGCATGGTGAAGCTGTGGCTGATCTTGCTGCACCTGGCGATGGGCGCGTCGGTTGCCGGGGTGACGCTGGCGGTGACCAACATCGCGCTGAAACTCTCGCCCCGCGGCAGCGCGACCGCCTATGTCGCGGTGAGTGCCACGGTCACCGCGATCGCCGCGGGCACCGCGCCGATCCTGGGCGGGCTGCTCGCCGACTTCTTCGCGCAGCGCCGGCTCGAACTTCTGGTGCGCTGGTCGAGCCCGCAATCGAGCTTCAGCGTGCCGATCCTGCTGACCAGCTGGGACTTTTACTTCCTGCTCGCCGGGCCGATCGGCATGTACGCGATCCACCGGCTGTCGCTGGTGCAGGAGCAGGGCGAGATCGAGCCGCGTGAGATGATGACCGAGATGCTCAACAACACCCGCCGCAGCATCCGCAACATCTCCTCGGTCGCCGGCTTGCGCGCGGCGACTTTCGTCCCCGTGTCGCTGCTGCGCGACGGCCGTATTGCGCTGCGCGCGCGCCGCGCGGCGAAACGCGAAGTCAAGCCGGAGGACGGTTCGGTCTAA
- a CDS encoding DUF6771 family protein → MNDQTKATVTAMLAKAPEWVRTDLSAKDPSVRTRAEETLAAMIASALEAADLTPD, encoded by the coding sequence ATGAACGACCAGACCAAGGCAACGGTGACGGCGATGCTCGCCAAGGCACCCGAATGGGTGCGCACCGACCTCTCCGCAAAGGACCCCAGCGTCCGGACGCGCGCTGAGGAAACCCTCGCCGCGATGATCGCCAGCGCGCTCGAAGCGGCCGACCTTACACCGGACTGA
- a CDS encoding MucR family transcriptional regulator, which produces MAEDVQLNAVDLATELTIAWLGNQNNRAAAEDVPAFLRTMHATVIELANGAPDANAEEPAEAAPTEYVPAVSVRKSLGSKDHILSMIDGKPYKTLRRHLNTHGMTPEEYRARYNLKADYPMVAETYSEARRAMAKKIGLGSKGRQARASAAQAPGDAAKPAPRKRTKAAG; this is translated from the coding sequence ATGGCAGAAGACGTGCAACTAAACGCAGTGGACCTTGCGACCGAACTCACCATCGCATGGCTCGGTAACCAGAATAACCGCGCCGCCGCCGAAGACGTTCCGGCCTTTCTGCGCACGATGCACGCGACGGTGATCGAGCTCGCCAATGGTGCCCCCGATGCGAACGCCGAAGAACCCGCCGAGGCCGCGCCGACCGAATATGTTCCAGCGGTTTCGGTGCGTAAATCATTGGGATCGAAGGATCACATCCTTTCGATGATCGACGGCAAGCCCTACAAGACGCTGCGCCGGCATCTCAATACGCACGGCATGACTCCCGAGGAATATCGCGCGCGCTATAACCTCAAGGCCGATTACCCGATGGTTGCCGAAACCTATTCCGAAGCGCGCCGCGCGATGGCCAAGAAGATAGGCCTGGGCAGCAAGGGCCGCCAGGCACGCGCATCGGCCGCGCAGGCTCCGGGCGACGCCGCCAAGCCCGCACCGCGCAAGCGCACCAAGGCTGCCGGCTGA